A single window of Archangium gephyra DNA harbors:
- a CDS encoding vWA domain-containing protein, translating into MKLTAWAVERDGERGRNVHLLVTVEAESDAPRAPVAMNLVLDRSASMRGAPLAAAVEAAQLLVERAGPKDYLGLMAFDGVPEQLVPLKLMDAEARAELSESLSALQAGEGTALHEAVDSGAAAVRRLFIPGARPKLLMLTDGEPSVGPRSLADFRTLGGKVAESGITLHALGLGRHYLPEILEALTAPAGTGFTHVDDAEGLPVAAAALVAELFGEVGTDARVYVKPMGFTELLCRHRYPARVEGDALSVGLGSLSHAFARRALFTGRLELADWSLGVTTTWTENGDTRRVSVPVQRVLPDSTEGRFIRAVGAELDLVAAESAAWKSLVRRNPIAAEQSLKVAEEALRELVRLAVDAVPAKRHVERLADLKLAVERRASELPALMVRRARAADAHTGLSIIQPAIPIRKAGN; encoded by the coding sequence ATGAAACTGACGGCCTGGGCGGTCGAGCGCGATGGTGAGCGCGGCCGGAATGTACATCTGCTCGTCACCGTGGAGGCCGAGTCGGACGCGCCCCGTGCACCCGTGGCGATGAACCTGGTGTTGGACCGGAGTGCGTCGATGCGGGGCGCGCCGCTGGCCGCGGCGGTGGAGGCGGCGCAGCTGCTGGTGGAGCGCGCGGGGCCCAAGGACTACCTGGGGCTGATGGCCTTCGACGGGGTGCCGGAGCAGCTGGTGCCGCTGAAGCTCATGGACGCCGAGGCGCGCGCGGAGCTCTCCGAGAGCCTCTCGGCGTTGCAGGCCGGCGAGGGCACGGCGCTGCACGAGGCGGTGGACTCGGGGGCGGCGGCGGTGCGCCGGCTGTTCATCCCGGGAGCGCGGCCGAAGCTGTTGATGCTCACGGATGGAGAGCCCTCGGTGGGCCCGCGCTCGCTGGCGGACTTCCGCACGCTGGGCGGCAAGGTGGCCGAGTCGGGGATTACGCTGCACGCGCTGGGGCTGGGGCGGCACTACCTGCCGGAGATTCTCGAGGCGCTCACGGCGCCCGCGGGCACGGGCTTCACGCACGTGGATGACGCCGAGGGCCTGCCGGTGGCGGCCGCGGCGCTGGTGGCGGAGCTGTTCGGCGAGGTGGGGACGGACGCACGCGTGTACGTGAAGCCGATGGGCTTCACCGAGCTGCTGTGCCGTCACCGCTACCCGGCGCGGGTGGAGGGGGATGCGCTGAGCGTGGGGCTGGGCTCGCTCTCGCACGCCTTCGCGCGCCGGGCGCTCTTCACCGGGCGGCTGGAGCTGGCGGACTGGTCGCTCGGGGTGACGACGACGTGGACGGAGAATGGGGACACGCGGCGGGTGTCGGTGCCGGTGCAGCGCGTGTTGCCCGACAGCACCGAGGGCCGCTTCATCCGCGCGGTGGGAGCGGAGTTGGACCTGGTGGCGGCGGAGTCGGCGGCGTGGAAGTCGCTGGTGCGGCGCAACCCGATCGCCGCGGAGCAGTCGCTGAAGGTGGCGGAGGAAGCGCTGCGCGAGCTGGTGCGGCTGGCGGTGGACGCGGTGCCGGCGAAGCGCCACGTGGAGCGGCTGGCGGACTTGAAGCTCGCGGTGGAGCGGCGCGCGAGCGAGCTGCCCGCGTTGATGGTGCGCCGGGCCCGGGCCGCCGATGCGCACACCGGGCTGAGCATCATCCAGCCCGCCATCCCCATCCGGAAGGCGGGGAACTGA
- a CDS encoding protein-disulfide reductase DsbD family protein has protein sequence MTQQRVRRSSWRALLLVPVLGLCLGAGEARAQLPSTAVASGAPDEGNDRVEAALLTDVAQVKAGDAFRVGVRFRMDPGWHIYWKNPGESGLASEVTWDTPGTTVGALQWPAPSTFRTSDGYITTYGYADEVLLFAEARASAQAQGSLQLSAAADVLVCEVHCLPAQLMLTRNLPVGPQTQPDPAHESAFAAAHSRVPVAPESSGHAVTLALDTKPLTAGQPFTGTLTVTAPKGQPVPAVEKDFFVPERIPGIARLALSPVAGRPGTFKLEGEAAPDVPAQEPRLAGVLRLGPPGAAALTVSLPLASVVAAPGAPVAAPVAKAVAAPASAAVAPAVAAGSSLSLGLVLLFAFLGGALLNLMPCVFPVLALKAYGFTRTVHAERGQVGLHALAYAGGIVGSMLVLAGVVLALRAGGSSVGWGFQFQEPLFVAAVAAVLVAFALNLFGVFNVGTDGTALVEKVDSSHGFSRSAGEGVLAVVLATPCSAPLLGTAVGFALAAGPATVLATFFMLGLGLALPFCLLVLVPGLTKLLPKPGAWMERGKQLLGFALLGTTVWLVWVMGGLTGVDGMARLLSFLAVVGLGAWMYGLVQGASGGRKAAGVAAVVAVLAVGGLLSLRFEETGPAVRKASMVAESQPWDEEAVAAALKAGQPVFIDFTADWCLTCKFNERTVLTREDVRAAFAQHNVAFFVADWTRRDARISAKLAEFGRAGVPMYLVVSPAAPDKPEVLPELLTSDSVTDAVRRAAGRLADAR, from the coding sequence ATGACGCAGCAGCGGGTACGACGTTCGAGCTGGAGGGCCCTTCTCCTCGTGCCGGTGCTGGGGCTCTGCCTCGGCGCGGGCGAGGCCCGGGCGCAATTGCCTTCCACGGCCGTGGCCAGTGGCGCGCCGGACGAGGGCAACGACCGGGTGGAAGCCGCCCTCCTGACGGACGTGGCCCAGGTGAAGGCGGGAGACGCCTTCCGCGTGGGCGTGCGCTTCCGCATGGACCCGGGTTGGCACATCTACTGGAAGAACCCGGGAGAGTCCGGCTTGGCCTCCGAGGTGACGTGGGACACACCCGGCACCACCGTGGGCGCGCTGCAGTGGCCCGCGCCCTCCACCTTCCGCACCTCGGACGGCTACATCACCACCTACGGCTACGCGGACGAGGTGCTCCTCTTCGCCGAGGCCCGCGCCTCCGCGCAGGCCCAGGGCTCGCTGCAGCTGTCGGCCGCGGCGGACGTGCTGGTGTGCGAGGTGCACTGTCTGCCCGCGCAGCTCATGCTCACCCGCAACCTGCCCGTGGGCCCCCAGACACAGCCGGACCCCGCGCATGAGTCCGCCTTCGCCGCGGCCCACTCGCGCGTGCCCGTGGCGCCCGAGAGCTCCGGCCACGCGGTGACGCTCGCGCTCGATACGAAGCCGCTCACCGCCGGCCAGCCCTTCACCGGGACGCTCACCGTCACGGCCCCCAAGGGCCAGCCGGTGCCCGCGGTGGAGAAGGACTTCTTCGTCCCCGAGCGCATCCCCGGCATCGCGCGCCTGGCGCTGTCGCCCGTGGCGGGCCGTCCCGGCACCTTCAAGCTGGAGGGCGAGGCCGCTCCGGACGTGCCCGCGCAGGAGCCTCGTCTCGCGGGCGTGCTGCGCCTGGGCCCGCCCGGTGCCGCCGCGCTGACGGTGAGCCTGCCGCTGGCCTCCGTGGTGGCCGCGCCCGGTGCTCCCGTGGCCGCTCCAGTAGCGAAGGCGGTGGCCGCGCCGGCGTCCGCGGCGGTGGCTCCGGCCGTGGCCGCCGGGTCCTCGCTGTCGCTGGGGCTGGTGCTGCTCTTCGCCTTCCTCGGGGGCGCGCTGCTCAACCTCATGCCGTGCGTCTTCCCGGTGCTGGCCCTCAAGGCCTACGGCTTCACCCGCACCGTGCACGCCGAGCGCGGCCAGGTGGGCCTGCACGCGCTGGCGTACGCGGGCGGCATCGTCGGCTCCATGCTGGTGCTCGCGGGCGTGGTGCTGGCCCTGCGCGCCGGCGGCAGCAGCGTGGGCTGGGGCTTCCAGTTCCAGGAGCCGCTCTTCGTGGCCGCCGTGGCCGCGGTGCTGGTGGCCTTCGCGCTCAACCTCTTCGGCGTCTTCAACGTGGGCACGGACGGCACCGCGCTGGTGGAGAAGGTGGACTCGAGCCACGGCTTCTCGCGCAGCGCCGGTGAGGGCGTGCTGGCCGTGGTGCTGGCCACGCCGTGCTCGGCGCCGCTCTTGGGCACCGCGGTGGGCTTCGCGCTCGCGGCGGGCCCCGCCACGGTGCTGGCCACCTTCTTCATGCTGGGCCTCGGCCTGGCGCTGCCCTTCTGCCTGCTGGTGCTCGTGCCCGGGCTGACGAAGCTCCTGCCCAAGCCGGGCGCGTGGATGGAGCGCGGCAAGCAGCTGCTCGGCTTCGCCCTGCTGGGCACCACGGTGTGGCTGGTGTGGGTGATGGGCGGCCTCACGGGCGTGGACGGCATGGCGCGGCTGCTCTCCTTCCTCGCCGTGGTGGGCCTGGGCGCGTGGATGTACGGCCTGGTGCAGGGCGCCTCGGGGGGCCGCAAGGCCGCGGGCGTGGCGGCGGTGGTGGCCGTGCTGGCGGTGGGCGGCCTCCTCTCCCTGCGCTTCGAGGAGACGGGCCCGGCCGTGCGCAAGGCCTCCATGGTGGCCGAGTCCCAGCCGTGGGACGAGGAGGCGGTGGCCGCGGCGCTGAAGGCGGGCCAGCCCGTGTTCATCGACTTCACCGCGGACTGGTGCCTCACCTGCAAGTTCAACGAGCGCACGGTGCTCACGCGCGAGGACGTGCGCGCCGCCTTCGCGCAGCACAACGTGGCCTTCTTCGTGGCGGACTGGACGCGGCGGGACGCGCGCATCAGCGCGAAGCTGGCCGAGTTCGGCCGCGCCGGCGTGCCCATGTACCTGGTGGTGAGCCCCGCCGCGCCCGACAAGCCCGAGGTGCTGCCCGAGCTGCTCACCTCCGATTCCGTCACGGATGCCGTGCGCCGCGCCGCCGGGCGGCTGGCCGACGCGCGATAG
- a CDS encoding thioredoxin family protein, with product MKPYFTAVALAVMLPVAALAADTAQVGKPAPAFTLKDEAGKEHSLSQYKGKVVVLEWTNPGCPFVQRHYTADTMQKTFSTLDGKKVVWLAVDSTASNTPDKSAAWKKTEGFSYPVLQDASGTVGKAYGAKTTPHMYVIDEQGVVRYAGAIDDDPRGNKKEGTTNHVKTAVDALLSGKPVPAATTEPYGCSVKYKS from the coding sequence ATGAAGCCTTACTTCACCGCAGTGGCCCTCGCTGTGATGCTGCCCGTCGCGGCCCTCGCCGCCGATACCGCCCAGGTGGGCAAGCCCGCCCCGGCCTTCACCCTCAAGGACGAGGCCGGCAAGGAGCACTCGCTGTCGCAGTACAAGGGCAAGGTCGTCGTGCTGGAGTGGACCAACCCGGGCTGCCCCTTCGTGCAGCGCCACTACACCGCCGACACCATGCAGAAGACGTTCTCCACGCTGGATGGCAAGAAGGTGGTGTGGCTGGCGGTGGACTCCACCGCGAGCAACACGCCGGACAAGTCCGCGGCCTGGAAGAAGACCGAGGGCTTCTCCTACCCCGTGCTGCAGGACGCGAGTGGCACCGTGGGCAAGGCCTACGGCGCCAAGACGACGCCGCACATGTACGTCATCGATGAGCAGGGCGTGGTGCGCTACGCGGGCGCCATCGACGATGACCCGCGCGGCAACAAGAAGGAGGGCACCACCAACCACGTGAAGACGGCGGTGGACGCGCTCCTGTCCGGCAAGCCCGTGCCGGCCGCCACCACCGAGCCGTACGGCTGCTCGGTGAAGTACAAGAGCTGA
- a CDS encoding helix-turn-helix transcriptional regulator, which yields MQSRLSKTLGHTAREARLRAGLTQETVAERLDLTQEVYGRIERGLLLPSVITVRRLSLVLHVSADQLLGIDSSLTHSPSSGRDSPQVRRLIRAVRELSASRLRTLSLLIAHFRRRD from the coding sequence ATGCAGAGTCGCCTCTCGAAGACACTGGGTCATACGGCCCGCGAAGCCCGGCTGCGCGCGGGTCTCACGCAAGAGACCGTGGCCGAGCGCCTCGACCTGACCCAGGAGGTGTACGGCCGGATCGAGCGAGGGTTGCTGTTGCCCAGCGTCATCACCGTGCGGCGCCTGAGCCTCGTGCTGCATGTTTCCGCGGATCAGCTGCTCGGGATCGACTCCTCGTTGACGCACTCGCCGTCCTCCGGGCGGGATTCGCCACAGGTCAGACGGCTGATCCGTGCGGTGCGCGAGCTGAGCGCGTCCCGGCTGCGGACGCTGAGTCTGCTCATCGCCCACTTCCGGCGCCGCGACTGA
- a CDS encoding Uma2 family endonuclease: MARDEEPRADAYPRAPSREEWARMSEVERARVVEELPGEVTWDEMAMPEGDLHSQAKMGALQALKEYFSRQRRRVYVGSELPVYYPAERRFAPDLVVVLDAEAHPRGKWVVSHEGKGLDWVLEVHVGGDRKKDAEYNVERYARVGIPEYFIYDRARQRLYGYRLPSPEAREYVPIVSEGGRYSSEVLGLELQVEEGRLRFWAGSALLLEYEELIERMRETVKGLQQRADEEARQLEKAERSRQEAERSRQEAEQRLAEETRRREELERRLAESQAELERLRQRGP, translated from the coding sequence ATGGCACGTGACGAAGAGCCGCGGGCGGACGCCTATCCCCGGGCGCCCTCGCGGGAAGAGTGGGCGAGGATGAGCGAGGTGGAGAGGGCCCGGGTGGTGGAGGAGCTGCCCGGGGAGGTGACGTGGGACGAGATGGCGATGCCCGAGGGAGACCTGCACTCCCAGGCGAAGATGGGCGCGTTGCAGGCACTCAAGGAATACTTCTCGCGGCAACGGCGGCGGGTGTACGTGGGCTCGGAGTTGCCCGTGTACTACCCCGCCGAGCGCCGCTTCGCGCCGGACCTGGTGGTGGTGCTGGACGCGGAGGCACACCCGCGCGGCAAGTGGGTGGTGAGCCACGAGGGCAAGGGGCTGGACTGGGTGCTCGAGGTCCACGTGGGTGGCGACCGGAAGAAGGACGCCGAGTACAACGTGGAGCGCTACGCCCGGGTGGGTATCCCCGAGTACTTCATCTACGACCGGGCCCGACAGCGGCTGTACGGGTACCGGCTGCCCTCGCCCGAGGCGCGCGAGTACGTCCCCATCGTCTCGGAGGGAGGCCGGTACAGCTCGGAGGTGCTGGGGCTGGAGCTCCAGGTGGAGGAGGGACGGTTGCGCTTCTGGGCGGGGAGCGCGCTGCTGCTCGAGTACGAGGAGCTCATCGAGCGGATGCGGGAGACGGTGAAGGGGCTGCAACAGCGCGCGGACGAGGAAGCCCGTCAGTTGGAGAAAGCGGAGCGGTCGCGCCAGGAAGCGGAGCGGTCGCGCCAGGAAGCGGAGCAGCGGCTGGCGGAAGAGACACGACGGCGCGAGGAGCTGGAGCGTCGCCTCGCGGAGTCACAGGCCGAACTGGAGCGTCTGCGACAGCGTGGGCCATGA
- a CDS encoding RCC1 domain-containing protein, translating into MNTNVMSMRSSLRRALLVSLVLALGCTRPEEQEAPAPEQREQPLNGLVRRELVSGGVRHSLAVKPDGTVWAWGANSNGQLGDGSITTRTQPVQAAGLTAMKVVAAGYQHSLALGIDGKVWAWGSNGNGQLGEATVTRRLIPTQVAGIADGVDLAAGLYHSMALRADGTVWTWGANSYSQLGDGSTLTQPAPTRVTGLPTQAVAIAAGAYHSLALGVDGTVWTWGSNSYGQLGDGSTLRRAVPVQVPGLGGVVAISAGYYHSLALKVDGSVWAWGENLNGQLGDGTTTRRSVPARVPGLAGVVALGGGGVHSLALGTDGTVWTWGSNSEGQLGDTTRLPHLTPARVPGLSNVVALDGGDRHSLAQRADGSLAAWGDNDYGQVGNATLADQPSPAQVLAASARGMVTAGTWTSYVLRADGTVWGWGFNLEGQLAIPTQGSYPDPLKVTGLDNVRTVSAGHDYVLALRADGTVWGWGNNGRCQLGVGHAANLHTPTPARDPEDTTGTKPLGQIAAVSAGFTHVLALRSDGTVWAWGYNDYDQIGDGIPFTTSVMRRLPVKVQGLDNVVAVSAGRYHSLALRADGTVWAWGRNTGGQLGLGTTSEKVSLPVQVPGLSGVVTVEAIGQHSRALKADGTVWTWGPNGVGELGNGQAPVGSSVPVQVTGIQHVVTLGFPFVLRADGTLWAWGWNDVGQLGDGTTEMAVTPVRSVPLDGLVSFAGGGRHGIAMRADGTVWTWGANNYGQLGDPTMASHLTPFQVVLP; encoded by the coding sequence ATGAATACGAACGTGATGTCGATGAGGAGCTCGCTGCGGCGGGCCCTGCTGGTGAGCCTCGTGCTGGCGCTCGGTTGCACGCGGCCCGAGGAACAGGAAGCACCAGCGCCGGAGCAGCGGGAGCAGCCGCTCAATGGGCTGGTGAGGCGGGAGCTGGTGTCCGGAGGCGTGCGGCACTCGCTGGCCGTCAAACCAGACGGCACGGTGTGGGCCTGGGGCGCCAACAGCAACGGCCAGCTCGGCGACGGCTCCATCACGACGCGCACCCAGCCGGTGCAGGCCGCGGGGCTGACGGCCATGAAGGTCGTGGCGGCGGGCTACCAGCACTCGCTGGCGCTGGGCATCGACGGCAAGGTCTGGGCCTGGGGCTCCAACGGCAATGGCCAGCTCGGTGAGGCCACCGTCACCCGCAGGCTCATCCCCACGCAGGTGGCGGGCATCGCGGATGGCGTGGACCTGGCCGCGGGGCTGTACCACTCGATGGCGTTGCGCGCCGACGGCACCGTGTGGACGTGGGGCGCCAACAGCTATTCACAGCTCGGCGACGGCTCCACACTCACCCAGCCGGCTCCCACGCGGGTGACGGGGCTCCCCACCCAGGCGGTGGCCATCGCGGCGGGCGCCTACCACTCACTGGCGCTGGGCGTGGATGGCACGGTGTGGACGTGGGGCTCCAACAGCTATGGGCAGCTCGGAGACGGCTCCACGCTCCGGCGCGCCGTGCCCGTGCAGGTGCCCGGCCTGGGCGGCGTGGTGGCCATCTCCGCGGGCTACTACCACTCGCTGGCGCTGAAGGTGGACGGCTCGGTGTGGGCCTGGGGGGAGAACCTCAACGGCCAGCTCGGCGATGGCACCACCACCCGGCGCTCCGTCCCCGCGCGGGTCCCGGGACTCGCGGGCGTGGTGGCGCTGGGCGGCGGTGGCGTCCACTCGCTCGCGCTCGGGACGGACGGCACCGTGTGGACCTGGGGCTCCAACTCCGAGGGCCAGCTCGGCGACACCACCCGCCTCCCGCACCTGACACCGGCGCGGGTGCCTGGGCTCTCCAACGTGGTGGCGCTCGACGGAGGAGACAGGCACTCGCTGGCGCAGCGCGCGGACGGCTCGCTGGCGGCCTGGGGTGACAATGACTACGGACAGGTCGGCAATGCCACCCTCGCTGACCAGCCCTCGCCCGCGCAGGTGCTGGCCGCCTCGGCGCGCGGCATGGTGACGGCGGGCACCTGGACCTCCTATGTGCTGCGCGCGGACGGCACCGTCTGGGGATGGGGCTTCAACCTCGAAGGCCAGCTGGCGATCCCCACCCAGGGCAGCTACCCGGATCCGCTGAAGGTGACGGGCCTCGACAACGTGCGCACGGTGTCCGCCGGCCATGACTACGTCCTCGCGCTGCGCGCGGACGGCACCGTCTGGGGATGGGGCAACAACGGGCGCTGCCAGCTCGGCGTGGGGCACGCGGCGAATCTGCACACCCCGACACCGGCGAGGGACCCGGAGGATACGACGGGCACGAAGCCGTTGGGACAGATCGCCGCCGTGTCCGCCGGCTTCACCCACGTCCTGGCACTGCGCTCGGATGGGACCGTCTGGGCGTGGGGCTACAATGACTACGACCAGATCGGCGATGGGATTCCCTTCACCACCTCCGTCATGAGACGCCTTCCGGTGAAGGTGCAGGGGCTCGACAACGTGGTGGCGGTGTCCGCCGGCAGGTATCACTCGCTGGCGCTGCGTGCGGACGGGACCGTCTGGGCGTGGGGCCGCAACACCGGCGGCCAGCTGGGACTTGGGACAACCAGCGAAAAGGTCTCGCTCCCCGTGCAGGTGCCGGGCCTGAGCGGGGTGGTGACGGTGGAGGCGATCGGACAGCACTCCCGGGCGCTCAAAGCGGATGGGACGGTGTGGACCTGGGGTCCCAACGGCGTCGGAGAGCTCGGAAACGGGCAGGCCCCGGTGGGCAGCTCCGTCCCCGTGCAGGTGACGGGCATCCAGCATGTGGTGACCCTGGGCTTCCCCTTCGTGCTGCGAGCGGATGGCACGCTGTGGGCCTGGGGCTGGAACGACGTCGGCCAGCTCGGAGACGGGACGACCGAGATGGCCGTCACGCCGGTGCGTTCCGTCCCCTTGGATGGCCTGGTGTCGTTCGCGGGCGGCGGGCGGCACGGCATCGCCATGCGCGCGGACGGCACCGTCTGGACCTGGGGGGCGAACAACTATGGCCAGCTCGGGGACCCCACGATGGCCTCCCACCTCACGCCGTTCCAGGTGGTGCTGCCCTGA
- a CDS encoding SBBP repeat-containing protein, producing MKHAFVRRVLTGLLSVLPLAGSAGDAAPVTHRAYPLPPDSPLALLPVDPRVKAHAPGRDGSGDNHRDRGYPPEWIRQRGTPVYDQATAITWSRAHVYTVGNSGEGLDGNTSAGAQDTFLMKHSLAGHHEWTRQLGSPGNDYATGVAAFTPADPTTPAFLYVTGYTSGRMPSAPGLNAGGVDLFLTQYDDGGNANWTKQLGSSGGDYAQAVATDAAGNVYVAGYTTGNLDNNTSAGLKDLFLVKYDASGNKKWTRQLGTTKNDEARAVTVDANGAIYVTGLTHGTLPGSSQTNLGDADMFLAKYDASGNRQWLKQFGTSDVDVAQGVTTTRSATGAVDVYVSGYTLGSFAATRAGGYDAVVARYSAEGTAGWKVQRGSAGNDLAYGITTDGAGSLFFTGTTNYDLGTNLSAGSNDVFLTELRAADGVHKLSRQLGSTHPSDSLAEGDIAFGVTVDNSGGIYVAGYTEGEFADTLLAGDKDVLIAKYGLGGCDVLPLGTCGDGLYWGDPHTVTFDGNAYDFQAVGEFILAESTSGAPFTLQVRQAYYTSSASIISAVAARVGTDTVVIHRGGGSNVSINGAPRISVTGVLQLQGGGAISRRSDGSLMVAWPGAERMVVYDYGVNLNLYVYVPAAYRGNVRGLLGNDNGNPADDLALRDGTPLAAPLTFEQLYRDADSFTHSWRITQAESLFDYEPGRNTASYTDPNAPYSWASNHHLTPQQRMDAETICLNAGVTQPFALEACILDVSQTGDPAFAAGAAQAQAFLSVRKPNDPPLPAAQPIYWQDFSGTVGSEWSHTQTSTSPVGNRKFLGAFDNTPVTLVVPNLPDHTKVTLSFDLFVIGGWAGDEWGVNLDGVGEQRTTFSNTPGVFQQFPVWNAVASDNAARSGAAEANTLGYAAGDSVYKVKFTVDHLDPALRLDFFGVGLGLWGVDNVQVQLQ from the coding sequence ATGAAGCACGCTTTCGTCCGTCGCGTTCTCACCGGACTGCTGTCGGTCCTTCCCCTGGCGGGCTCCGCTGGCGATGCCGCGCCAGTCACCCACCGCGCGTACCCGCTTCCACCCGACAGCCCGCTGGCCCTGCTGCCGGTGGATCCCCGGGTCAAGGCCCACGCGCCGGGCCGGGACGGGAGCGGTGACAACCACCGGGACCGGGGCTACCCGCCTGAGTGGATCCGCCAGCGCGGCACGCCCGTGTACGACCAGGCCACCGCCATCACCTGGTCCCGCGCCCACGTCTACACCGTGGGCAACAGCGGCGAGGGCCTCGACGGCAACACGAGTGCTGGCGCCCAGGACACCTTCCTGATGAAGCACTCGCTGGCCGGTCACCACGAGTGGACGCGGCAGCTCGGCTCCCCGGGCAATGACTACGCCACCGGCGTGGCCGCCTTCACTCCGGCCGATCCCACCACCCCCGCGTTCCTCTATGTGACGGGCTACACCTCCGGCCGCATGCCGTCGGCTCCCGGTCTCAACGCGGGTGGCGTGGACCTGTTCCTCACCCAGTACGATGACGGAGGCAATGCCAACTGGACGAAGCAGCTCGGCTCGTCTGGCGGGGACTACGCCCAGGCGGTGGCCACCGACGCGGCCGGTAACGTGTACGTGGCGGGCTACACCACCGGCAACCTCGACAACAACACCAGCGCGGGCCTCAAGGATCTGTTCCTCGTGAAGTACGACGCGAGCGGGAACAAGAAGTGGACCCGCCAGCTCGGCACGACAAAGAACGACGAGGCGCGGGCCGTCACGGTGGATGCCAACGGCGCCATCTACGTCACCGGTCTCACCCACGGCACGCTGCCCGGGTCCTCCCAAACCAACCTCGGCGACGCGGACATGTTCCTGGCGAAGTATGACGCCTCGGGCAACCGCCAGTGGTTGAAGCAGTTCGGCACCTCGGACGTGGACGTGGCCCAGGGGGTCACCACCACGCGCTCGGCCACGGGCGCGGTGGACGTGTATGTCTCCGGCTATACCTTGGGCTCCTTCGCGGCGACGCGCGCGGGCGGCTATGACGCCGTGGTGGCGAGGTACAGCGCCGAGGGCACCGCCGGCTGGAAGGTGCAGCGCGGCTCGGCCGGCAACGACCTGGCCTACGGCATCACCACGGACGGCGCGGGGAGTCTCTTCTTCACCGGCACCACCAACTACGATCTCGGCACCAACCTGTCGGCGGGCAGCAACGACGTGTTCCTCACGGAGCTGCGCGCCGCGGATGGCGTCCACAAGTTGTCGCGGCAGCTCGGCTCCACCCACCCGAGCGACTCGCTGGCCGAGGGAGACATCGCCTTCGGCGTCACGGTGGACAACTCCGGCGGCATCTACGTGGCGGGCTACACCGAGGGCGAGTTCGCCGACACCCTGCTCGCGGGCGACAAGGACGTCCTCATCGCGAAGTATGGCCTGGGGGGTTGCGACGTCCTCCCCCTGGGCACGTGCGGCGATGGCCTCTACTGGGGCGACCCGCATACCGTCACCTTCGATGGCAACGCGTACGACTTCCAGGCGGTCGGCGAGTTCATCCTGGCCGAGTCCACCAGTGGCGCGCCCTTCACCCTCCAGGTGCGCCAGGCCTATTACACGTCCTCCGCCTCCATCATCTCCGCCGTGGCGGCGCGGGTGGGCACGGACACGGTGGTGATCCACCGGGGAGGCGGGTCGAACGTCTCCATCAATGGCGCACCGCGGATCTCCGTCACGGGCGTCCTCCAGCTGCAGGGGGGCGGCGCCATCTCCCGCCGGTCCGATGGTTCGCTCATGGTGGCGTGGCCGGGCGCGGAGCGGATGGTGGTCTATGATTACGGCGTCAACCTGAACCTCTACGTGTACGTGCCCGCCGCCTACCGGGGCAACGTGCGCGGTCTGCTCGGCAACGACAACGGCAACCCCGCGGATGACCTCGCGCTGCGGGACGGCACGCCGCTGGCCGCGCCGCTCACCTTCGAGCAGCTGTATCGCGACGCCGACAGCTTCACCCACAGCTGGCGCATCACCCAGGCCGAGTCCCTCTTCGACTACGAGCCCGGGAGGAACACCGCGTCCTACACGGACCCGAACGCGCCCTATTCCTGGGCCAGCAACCACCACCTGACGCCGCAGCAGCGGATGGACGCGGAGACGATCTGCCTCAACGCGGGTGTGACGCAGCCCTTCGCGCTCGAGGCGTGCATCCTGGACGTGAGCCAGACGGGCGACCCGGCCTTCGCGGCGGGCGCGGCCCAGGCGCAGGCCTTCCTGAGCGTGCGCAAGCCCAACGACCCGCCGCTCCCCGCGGCCCAGCCCATCTACTGGCAGGACTTCAGTGGCACGGTGGGCTCCGAGTGGAGCCACACGCAGACGAGCACCTCGCCCGTGGGCAACCGGAAGTTCCTCGGCGCGTTCGACAACACGCCGGTGACGCTGGTGGTGCCCAACCTGCCGGACCACACGAAGGTGACCCTCAGCTTCGACCTGTTCGTCATCGGCGGCTGGGCAGGAGACGAGTGGGGCGTGAACCTCGACGGCGTGGGCGAGCAGCGCACCACCTTCTCCAACACCCCGGGGGTCTTCCAGCAGTTCCCGGTGTGGAACGCGGTGGCGTCGGACAACGCGGCGCGCTCCGGCGCGGCGGAGGCGAACACGCTGGGCTACGCGGCCGGTGACTCCGTCTACAAGGTGAAGTTCACCGTGGACCACCTCGACCCGGCACTGCGTCTGGACTTCTTCGGCGTGGGCCTCGGCCTGTGGGGCGTGGACAACGTGCAGGTGCAGCTCCAGTAG